The following coding sequences lie in one Arachis hypogaea cultivar Tifrunner chromosome 9, arahy.Tifrunner.gnm2.J5K5, whole genome shotgun sequence genomic window:
- the LOC112711244 gene encoding peroxisomal membrane protein PMP22: MSDIVNVAWKKYLLQLQLHPLRTKAITAAFLAGFSDGVAQKIAGAKRLQLRRILLFMLYGFAYSGPFGHFLHKLMDKIFRGKTGNETVAKKVILEQITSSPWNNFLFMMYYGLVIEGRSWSTVTNKVKKDYPAVQLTAWRFWPIVGWVNYQYIPLQFRVIFHSFVASCWAIFLNLKARSTLATIKKA, from the exons ATGTCTGACATAGTCAACGTTGCTTGGAAGAAATATCTCCTTCAGCTTCAGCTCCACCCCCTCAGGACAAAG GCAATTACTGCAGCATTTTTGGCTGGTTTTAGCGATGGAGTTGCACAGAAGATTGCTGGGGCTAAGAGGCTTCAGCTTAGAAGAATACTTCTCTTCATG CTCTATGGTTTTGCATACTCTGGACCCTTTGGACATTTTCTCCACAAATTGATGGATAAAATCTTTAGGGGGAAGACAGGAAATGAAACTGTTGCAAAGAAG GTGATCCTTGAACAGATAACTAGTTCCCCATGGAACAACTTTTTATTCATGATGTACTATGGCTTGGTTATAGAAG GAAGATCATGGAGCACAGTCACGAACAAAGTTAAGAAGGACTACCCTGCTGTTCAGTTGACTGCATGGAGG TTTTGGCCTATTGTTGGTTGGGTGAATTACCAGTATATACCTTTGCAGTTTCGTGTTATATTTCACAGCTTCGTTGCTTCCTGCTG GGCTATCTTTCTGAATCTGAAAGCAAGGTCTACACTAGCAACAATTAAAAAGGCTTAG